The window aaataaataaagaaaaatggaaggattTGGAAGCAGGAGCCAGTAAtgcaagaaggaaaaaggagactAGAATGAACAAATCTAAATCAGAGATAAGAACAAAAGATAGAATGAATGATTCcagttaatattttaatgcattagAAGAAATATATTCAATTTCTTAAGAATTGTAATATCAAATTATAAGGCAAGATCTATCAATTCAATATAAAACTTAAGTAATATCTTGTATGATCAAAATTGACATTAGAGTTATATATAATTTTGCATGCTAAGGTGGGGAGATTTATTATTCAGTGATCCCGGTTTGAATTTCATTTAGTTTTGGGACCTTTAGAAGATGCCTACCACTCCTCAGTTCTATCTCAAATTGTCTCTGGTTGTGGAAGTAGTGATCATACCTATTTCCTTCTGAAGCAATTCTAAGATCCTCTTTCAATTTTTTGGTGTGTATAGGTACCTACTACTTTTTGTTGGCTCAGGGAATATGGACCCTAATTGTCTGTGACTTAGAAGCCAGATTATTCCTTGTTAAGATATACAGTCTTGTGTATTCTCTCAAAGAAAAACTCCAAAATTCTAGCACTGTCAAATCCAGTATGGGCTCCTCCATGTATACGTTGGAGAGTGTGAGGTGTGGCATTTTAAGGTACAGTTATTGAAGTCTGTTTGATATTGTGCCATGTGACCCAAGGTGGAACTGGATGAAGGGCTTTGGCCCCACCTGATATACAGAGCTCAGAGGACATTTAGTGTATTTTTGAGCACAGTAGGTGGTGGTTAGTGTCTATGGAATGCTCCTCTGTAAGCTACTTTGTGGGGTGTACTGTTGTATAGATGCTGAAGTTTCCAGATGACTGCTTAAGGTTATCCTTAGGGAATATCTCCTGTGGATTTGTGCATCAAAATGAGAATTGAGTTAACTGGCAACTCTATGACTGACATCTGTCCTAGAAGTACTGGGATAATGGAGCCACTTTGCTGTTTGCTATGATTTTCTCCTCAGCTACTGCTTGTTAGTTAGCCCAGAGGCTCAAGAATCTGTATTGACTTAATGTCTTCTAAAGAGGGTGACTAGCTGTGGACTCTACAAAATGGCTTCCTATCCAGCATAACCAAATTCTAAGTCCCTCCAAGTCTCAAGCAGTCCAATACGGAGGTTTAGAGTATATAGTCTGTTAAGCAAACCTCTCTTCATCTGTTCTTTCACTGCTGCATTTCTGACCTGTGGAGAAGATGAAGGTTGTAAGCCTACATACTCTCTGCCACCTTGTgaatccaaataaaatattttaactaaaatttataAGAAGTAGACACTGAAAGttagtctatttttaaatttattgtttaacatgaaaattcattttattcattcaccaattttttaaaaagttttttcattGCCTCTATTACATCTTTGTTTCTCAAGCTGTAGATAATGGGATTCAGCATAGGGATAACAGTGCTATAAAATATCGACACGATCATGTCATGCTCCAAAGCATAGCTGGAACTTGGTCTCATGTACATGAAGAGGATGGTCCCATGATAAATGGACACTCCAGTCAGGTGGGAACCACAGGTAGAGAacactttcctcctcccttcagcAGAATGCATCTTCAGAATAGCCAACAGGATGAAGCCATAGGAAATCAGGACAATCAGGATGGTGACTATCTCAATGGAGCTCACAAAGAGGAAGAGTAGAAGCtcatttatgtgagtgtcagaacaAGAAATGGCCAATAGAGGAGGAATATCACAGAATATATGTCTAATTTCATTGGACCCACAAAAGGACAGGCTAAAAGTGGCCACAGTGTGTAAAATGGCATGTAGAATTCCTCCAACACAGGAAGCAATGATGAGTGGCACATAGACCCTGGGTGACATGCTCACTGAGTAGAGAAGTGGGTTgtagatggccacatagcgatcataaGCCATGGCTGCCAAGAGAAAGCACTCTGTGGTTCCAAAAGCAACAGCAAGAAATGACTGTGTTGCACATCcatagaatgaaattattttgctttttgatataaaatttgcTAACATATTTGGGATAATATCTGTGGAATAGGAGGCATCCACAGAAGACAACACACTCAGAAAATAGTACATGGGATTGTGGAGCTTGGAGTCTGTGATGACCAGTACAATCAGTCCCAAATTTCCTGTTACagtaaaaatgtaaacaactaaaaataggaaaaagagaaagatctgAACGTCTGTATTGTCTGTGAAGCCCCGGAgtacaaatgaatgaatttcagtgacattcttcatgtTTAAATAACATAATACAAACTTGAAGTTCTTCAGATCATAATTCATGGTCTATGAACATAATGGGCAAAATTATGAGTCAAGGGAACAAGactctatcttttaaaaatttttagttgtctttAATAATTATATGTAGTAGTAACACTCCTGTGATTATATATACTGGCACTTAACATTCTTTTATTAACATCTTTTCCCAGTACTTCTCCCTGTCCGCCCATTTACCCTCTTTGGGATTCCCTTGCTCTACTCTAATgctctccttttttcctcttttcttcctaccttccacatatcagagaaagcacaagactcttgactttctcagtgtgacttctttcacttaacatgatactcTTTCATCATATTTATTTTGGGCAATGTATAATGTCCAAGCAGTAGATCAGGAGACAATGAGAAGACAGTAAGGCAAGAGTTGTTGCCACTCATGTAAAATCAAGTGAGAGGAACAAATTTTCATTAGTTGAAACTCATGTCTTTATTGAAGCTATCAGGTCAATGAGTTGATTTATCACTGGGTTTTATTAgctatttttatatcaaattgCTGTAAAACTCCAGGTGGACAGCTAAAAAAATTTATCAGAGAGCTGAACACATAATATGCAAGTAGATAGAACACATTGATAGAATTATTAGAATTTCAGATCTTCCAGAAGTTTGAATCTTTGTTCTACTCTCCTGTAGTATTCAAACATTGTTTATTTTCCTCAATGGC of the Sciurus carolinensis chromosome 11, mSciCar1.2, whole genome shotgun sequence genome contains:
- the LOC124960104 gene encoding olfactory receptor 141-like, whose translation is MKNVTEIHSFVLRGFTDNTDVQIFLFFLFLVVYIFTVTGNLGLIVLVITDSKLHNPMYYFLSVLSSVDASYSTDIIPNMLANFISKSKIISFYGCATQSFLAVAFGTTECFLLAAMAYDRYVAIYNPLLYSVSMSPRVYVPLIIASCVGGILHAILHTVATFSLSFCGSNEIRHIFCDIPPLLAISCSDTHINELLLFLFVSSIEIVTILIVLISYGFILLAILKMHSAEGRRKVFSTCGSHLTGVSIYHGTILFMYMRPSSSYALEHDMIVSIFYSTVIPMLNPIIYSLRNKDVIEAMKKLFKKLVNE